A single region of the Leptodactylus fuscus isolate aLepFus1 chromosome 5, aLepFus1.hap2, whole genome shotgun sequence genome encodes:
- the FBXL22 gene encoding F-box and leucine-rich protein 22, which produces MPVQTMNITDLNRECLLHLFSFLDKDSRKYLSQTCHKLQAVFKEPSLWTLLNFSSPSELTKKNYILGPALKSLSICWYSSRVKICNIEDWVKTALQKSMCSPHLNMVSEFLQEVCKRCPNLRTLTLSGCAHIGDENLIQVLKHCPLLQSLKLENCSGVTDRTLSMVPHLSKRLHTLHVNFCRNISKKGLSQFQQGCPGIILQADRSADMIADRMPDDIISLQRTPRKIIVR; this is translated from the exons ATGCCGGTTCAAACAATGAACATTACAGATTTAAAtcgtgagtgtcttctgcatCTCTTCTCTTTCCTGGATAAAGACAGCAGAAAATACCTGTCACAAACCTGCCATAAGCTCCAGGCTGTTTTCAAGGAACCTTCGCTGTGGACCTTGCTGAATTTTAGCTCTCCTTCAGAGCTCACAAAAAAGAACTATATTTTGGGGCCTGCTTTAAAATCCCTGTCAATTTGCTGGTATTCAAGCAGGGTGAAAATCTGTAACATAGAGGACTGGGTGAAGACTGCTCTTCAAAAATCCATGTGCAGCCCCCATCTGAACATGGTCAGTGAATTCCTGCAAGAGGTTTGTAAaag ATGCCCGAATCTGCGGACATTGACTCTCTCTGGGTGTGCCCACATTGGCGATGAAAATCTAATCCAAGTCTTAAAACACTGTCCACTTCTTCAAAGCCTAAAGCTGGAGAATTGCTCTGGAGTGACAGACAGGACATTGTCAATGGTTCCCCATCTTTCTAAAAGACTTCATACCCTCCATGTAAACTTTTGCAGGAATATATCAAAGAAGGGCCTCTCCCAGTTCCAGCAGGGGTGCCCAGGGATCATCCTACAGGCAGACAGGAGTGCAGACATGATTGCCGACAGAATGCCTGATGATATCATTTCTCTTCAGCGAACGCCAAGAAAAATTATAGTGAGATAA